A genome region from Lutra lutra chromosome 11, mLutLut1.2, whole genome shotgun sequence includes the following:
- the VSTM2A gene encoding V-set and transmembrane domain-containing protein 2A isoform X3, whose product MMGIFLAYVGFVFFSVLYVQQGLSSQAKFTEFPRNVTATEGQNVEMSCAFQSGSASVYLEIQWWFLRGPEDLEPGAEVAGAQVELVPDRDPDNDGTKISTVKVQGNDISHKLQISKVRKKDEGLYECRVTDANYGELQEHKAQAYLKVNANSHARRMQAFEASPMWLQDMKPRKNVSAAIPSSIHSSANQRMHSTSSPQAVAKIPKQSPQSVHAKTFMSTRAKLAS is encoded by the exons ATGATGGGGATCTTTTTGGCATATgttggatttgttttcttttccgtTTTATATGTACAACAAGGGCTGTCTTCTCAAG CAAAATTTACCGAGTTTCCGCGGAACGTGACGGCGACCGAGGGGCAGAATGTGGAGATGTCTTgcgctttccaaagtggctctgcCTCGGTGTATCTGGAGATCCAGTGGTGGTTCCTGCGGGGGCCCGAGGACCTGGAGCCCGGGGCCGAGGTGGCTGGTGCGCAG GTGGAGCTGGTGCCCGACCGAGACCCCGACAACGACGGGACCAAGATCAGT ACAGTGAAAGTCCAAGGCAATGACATCTCTCACAAGCTTCAGATTTCCAAAGTGAGGAAAAAGGATGAAGGTTTATATGAATGCAGGGTGACAGATGCCAATTACGGAGAGCTACAGGAACACAAAGCCCAGGCCTACCTGAAAGTCAATGCCAACAGCCATGCCAGGAGGATGCAGGCCTTTGAAGCCTCGCCCATGTGGCTGCAAGACATGAAGCCTCGCAAGAACGTCTCCGCGGCCATTCCCAGCAGCATCCACAGCTCCGCCAACCAGCGAATGCACTCCACCTCCAGCCCTCAAGCGGTAGCCAAAATCCCCAAACAAAGTCCACAATCAG